One Thermoanaerobacter pseudethanolicus ATCC 33223 DNA window includes the following coding sequences:
- a CDS encoding YgiT-type zinc finger protein, translating into MEKCFCGGKIEIKNVDYKLVRGKKTIIIKDVPAYVCQKCGAVYYDTEVLDEAFKNKDKYEYISTK; encoded by the coding sequence ATGGAGAAATGCTTTTGTGGAGGTAAAATAGAGATAAAAAATGTGGATTATAAGTTGGTAAGAGGGAAAAAAACTATTATAATTAAAGATGTGCCGGCATATGTTTGTCAAAAATGTGGGGCAGTTTATTATGATACAGAAGTGCTTGATGAGGCTTTTAAAAATAAAGATAAGTACGAATACATTTCAACAAAATAG
- a CDS encoding RluA family pseudouridine synthase produces MRLVVGENEKGVILENFLRNKGFSKRLIRIYKWQGEILVNGIKSNVKRILQPGDVIDLILPENDSNIAPEKLDLDICYEDEEILIVNKPANMVVHPTKRYQSGTLANGVAWYFKEKGLKALIRPVNRLDRGTSGLVVFAKRPFMQYYLQIIKPMTKLYFAVVEGKMEGEGRIDLPISRKPQSGIERMVSEEGDRAITNYKVVKSSKRFSLLKVKIETGRTHQIRVHLSHIGHPIVGDTLYGSSDDYIKRQALHAYRLTFVHPLEEKSISVYSPLPQDIQNLLKLF; encoded by the coding sequence ATGAGATTAGTTGTTGGAGAAAATGAAAAGGGTGTTATATTAGAAAATTTTTTGAGGAACAAAGGTTTTTCTAAAAGACTTATTAGAATTTATAAGTGGCAAGGAGAGATATTGGTAAATGGCATAAAATCAAATGTGAAAAGAATTTTACAACCGGGGGATGTGATTGATTTAATCCTTCCTGAAAATGATTCGAATATTGCTCCGGAAAAGTTGGATTTGGATATATGTTACGAGGATGAGGAAATTTTAATTGTTAATAAACCTGCTAATATGGTTGTTCATCCTACCAAAAGATATCAGAGTGGGACTCTTGCCAATGGAGTTGCTTGGTATTTTAAAGAAAAAGGATTAAAGGCTTTAATCCGTCCTGTGAATCGTTTAGATAGAGGAACATCTGGGTTGGTTGTATTTGCTAAGCGCCCTTTTATGCAGTATTATCTTCAAATTATAAAACCTATGACTAAGCTCTATTTTGCAGTAGTAGAAGGAAAAATGGAAGGGGAAGGTCGAATTGACCTTCCCATATCGAGAAAACCACAAAGTGGAATTGAAAGAATGGTATCCGAGGAAGGGGACAGAGCTATCACCAATTACAAAGTGGTAAAAAGCAGTAAAAGGTTTTCTCTCCTCAAGGTAAAAATTGAAACAGGAAGAACTCATCAAATAAGAGTTCATTTGAGCCATATTGGTCATCCTATTGTAGGAGATACATTGTACGGCTCTTCTGATGATTATATTAAAAGGCAAGCATTGCATGCATATAGACTTACTTTTGTACACCCTTTAGAAGAAAAAAGTATTTCTGTTTATTCACCTTTGCCACAAGATATACAAAATTTACTAAAATTATTCTAA
- a CDS encoding radical SAM protein gives MQSTIKCNICPRSCNVDRSKSKGFCNMSWQVKVAKAYLHHWEEPFISGTRGSGTVFFSGCNLKCVFCQNYEISQYQFGKFISVEELAQIFLNLQKQGAHNINLVTPTIHAFSIKEAILLAKNQGLQIPIVYNTNAYENVETLKMLEGLIDIYLPDLKYYDDTLAKKYSKAPNYFEHAIKAILEMYRQVGIPQFDEEGILKKGLVIRHLIMPGCVEDTKKILLWIKENLPKEIYVSLMSQYTPYYQAQKYPEINRKITPKEYDEAINFFFDIGLENGLIQEMESASEDYIPDFDLEGLE, from the coding sequence ATGCAATCAACAATAAAATGCAATATATGTCCAAGAAGCTGCAATGTAGATAGGTCAAAATCAAAAGGATTTTGTAACATGTCTTGGCAGGTAAAAGTAGCAAAAGCATATCTACATCATTGGGAAGAGCCTTTTATAAGTGGTACAAGAGGCTCTGGAACAGTTTTTTTTAGTGGTTGCAATCTAAAGTGTGTCTTTTGTCAAAATTACGAAATAAGTCAATACCAATTTGGAAAGTTTATATCTGTTGAGGAGTTAGCTCAAATTTTCTTAAACTTGCAAAAGCAGGGAGCTCATAACATAAACCTTGTTACTCCTACAATCCATGCCTTCTCAATAAAAGAGGCGATTTTATTAGCAAAAAATCAAGGGCTTCAAATACCTATAGTATATAATACAAATGCCTATGAAAATGTAGAAACTTTAAAAATGTTGGAAGGACTAATTGACATATATCTTCCCGACCTTAAGTATTACGATGACACTCTTGCAAAAAAATATTCCAAAGCCCCTAATTATTTTGAGCATGCAATAAAAGCAATATTAGAAATGTACAGACAGGTAGGAATACCTCAATTTGATGAAGAAGGAATACTAAAAAAAGGCTTAGTGATAAGACATCTCATAATGCCGGGATGTGTAGAGGACACTAAAAAAATTCTTTTGTGGATTAAAGAAAACCTCCCAAAAGAAATATATGTAAGCTTAATGAGTCAATATACCCCTTATTATCAAGCTCAAAAGTATCCAGAAATAAATAGAAAAATCACTCCTAAAGAATATGATGAAGCTATAAATTTTTTCTTTGATATCGGTCTTGAAAATGGACTAATTCAAGAAATGGAAAGCGCCAGTGAAGACTACATTCCCGATTTTGACTTGGAAGGATTAGAATAA